The Bacteroides fragilis NCTC 9343 genome includes the window TGGAGCCTGTGGCCGAACGTCATATTACTAATGTTCGTACGACTTCGGACATCGACCGTAAGAAACTCACAGTGGACGTTACTACCAGTACCAGCTGTCCTTCGGAAGTTGTCGAGGTAAAGGTTTTCGATGGTAAACAGCTGGTTGCTACCGGAAAAGGATTGAACGGCCAGACTATTGACATTCAGATGCCTGCTGATGCCAAACTGTGGAGTCCTGCTTCTCCGACTCTTTATTCTATGCAGATTGCCCTGTTGAGCAATGGTAAAGTGACCGATAAAGTAGATAGCTATACAGCTATGCGCAAATACTCTACCCGCCGTGACAAGGACGGAATTGTACGTTTGCAGCTGAACAATGAAGATGTGTTCCAGTTCGGTCCTCTCGATCAAGGATGGTGGCCCGACGGACTGTATACAGCTCCGACAGACGAAGCGTTGGTTTATGATATTCAGAAAACCAAAGACTTCGGATTTAACATGATCCGTAAACACGTGAAGGTGGAACCGGCACGTTGGTATACGCACTGTGATAAACTGGGTATCATCGTATGGCAGGATATGCCGAACGGCGACCGTGAACCGGAGTGGCAGATGTACAACTACTTCACCGGCAATGAACTGAATCGTAGCGAGGAGTCGGAACAGATCTATCGCAAAGAGTGGAAGGAAATCATGGATTATCTGTACAACTATCCTTGTATCGGTGTATGGGTTCCGTTTAACGAGCGTTGGGGACAGTTCAAGACTGAAGATATCGCGACATGGACAAAGAAGTATGATCCTTCACGCTTGGTGAACCCGGCAAGTGGCGGTAATCACTTCCCTTGCGGTGATATTCTTGACTTGCATCATTATCCCAATCCGTCACTTGACTTCTACGATGCCGGACGTGCTACCGTGTTAGGTGAATATGGCGGCATCGGCCTGGCACTGAATGAACATCTTTGGGAACCGAACCACAACTGGGGATACGTGAAGTTTAATTCACCCGAAGAAGTAACCAAACAATACGTTGAATACGGCAATGAACTGTATCGGTTGATTTCAAGAGGTTTCTCAGCTGCTGTCTATACACAGACTACGGATGTAGAAATGGAGGTGAACGGACTGATGACATACGACCGTAAAGTGATTAAGGTGAATGAAGCTCAGGTGAAAGCTATCAATACAAAGATATGCAATTCTTTAAATAAGTGATTAGAGTAGGGTGTCGATAGGTACACAGGTTTTTGATTAAGGTAAAGATTGTTGAAGGATACTATTTAGATTGAAACATACTAATAAATAAAATAATGAAAAAACTATTCACAATGGCTTTAGCAGTCGGTATGCTGTGCAATGCGCAGGCAGCCGACCTGTATAAGGCAAGTAGAAATGTTGCTTTGCGTGCGCCGGCGGTGCCTCTCATCACTTCCGACCCCTATCTGTCCATCTGGTCGCCCACAGATGCGCTGAACGAAAGCAGCACTATGCACTGGACCGGAACGGAACATCCTTTGTTGGGTGCTATCCGTGTAGACGGGAAGACTTACCGCTTTATGGGGAAAGATAAATTGAATCTTGAAACCCTTGTACCCATGACCGATACCGATACCTGGCAGGGGAGTTATACTTTCGATGAGCCGGCTGCGGGATGGAACGCCCTTTCGTTCAATGCTGCCGGATGGAAAGAGGGACAAGGTGCTTTCGGTACTCCCGATATGCCTCGTGTCCATACTCGCTGGACTACTCCGGACATCTGGGTTCGCCGCGATTTCCAGATTAACGATGATATGAACGGAGAAACCATCTATCTGAAATATTCGCACGACGATGTATTCGAACTCTACCTGAATGGTGAAAAGCTGGTTGCTACAGACTATTCATGGAACAACGACGTATTACTCGAACTATCGGATGCAGCCAAGAAGAAGCTGCAAAAAGGAAAAAACGTACTTGCCGCACACTGTCACAACACAACAGGAGGTGCTTATGTAGATTTCGGCCTTTATCGCCTGAACAAACAGACGACAGGTTTTGAGACGGCAGCCGTCCAGAAATCGGTAAGCGTACTCCCCACACAAACTTACTACACGTTTACTTGCGGTCCGGTGGAACTGGACCTGGTGTTTACCGCACCTTTGATGATGGACGACCTCGATTTGTTGTCTACTCCCGTTAATTATATTTCTTATCGCGTTCGTTCGCTGGACAAAAAGCAACATGATGTGCAGATGTATGTGGAGACCACTCCGCAGCTTGCCATTAATGAACTGACGCAACCTACCCGTTCGAAAGTGATCCGCCGTAACGGTATCAATTATGTACAGGCAGGGACTATCGACCAGCCTATCCTTGCACGAAAAGGAGACGGTATCTGTATTGATTGGGGATATGCTTATCTGGCAGGAAATATAGGTGCCAATACAGCTGTTAGCCTGGGTAACTATTATGGCATGAAGAACGAGTTTGTTACCAAGGGTTCTTTGTTGCCTACACAAGCCGAGTGCGTGACCCGTCGTGCCGACCAGATGCCGGCTATGGCCTATACTGACGATCTGGGTAAAGTAGGTACCGATGGCAAATCCGGCTTCCTGATGTTGGGTTACGATGATATTTATGCTATCGAATACTTCTATCAACCTCGCATGGCCTACTGGAAGCATGATGGTAAGGTAAGCATCTTCGATGCCTTTGAGCGTGCCAAAGCAAACTATGCGTCTGTCATGGAACGTTGCCGTGCTTACGACGAAATGATTCTGAACGATGCAGAAAAAGCAGGTGGCAAAGAATACTCTGAACTGTGTGCATTGGCTTACCGTCAGGTGATTGCCGCCCATAAGCTGTTCAAGGATGCGGATGGTAACTTGCTCTTCTTCTCTAAAGAGAACAATAGTAACGGTTGTATCAATACTGTCGACCTGACTTATCCGTCTGCTCCGCTCTTCCTGGCTTATAACCCCGAATTGCAGAAAGGCATGATGACCAGTATCTTTGAATATAGTGCCAGCGGACGTTGGAACAAGCCTTTCCCGGCTCACGACCTGGGAACTTATCCTATTGCTAACGGACAGGTATACGGTGGTGACATGCCGATTGAAGAAGGTGGAAATATGGTAGTCCTGGCTGCTGCTATTGCCAAGGTAGAAGGTAACGCCGACTATGCTAAGAAGTATTGGGATTTACTGACCATTTGGACTGATTATCTGGCGGAATACGGACAAGATCCCGAGAACCAACTCTGTACTGATGACTTTGCCGGACACTGGGCACATAACGCCAACCTTTCGGTAAAAGCGATCATGGGTGTAGCTGCCTACAGTGAAATGGCCCGTATGCTCGGTATGGATGATGTAGCCGACCGATATGCTGCCAAAGCCAAAGCAATGGCTACCAAATGGGAACAAATGGCTCGTGAGGGTGATCATTATCGTCTGGCATTCGACCGTGAGAATACCTGGAGCCAGAAGTACAATATGGTTTGGGACAAGATGTGGAATCTGAACCTTTTCCCCAATAATGTGATTGAGAAAGAAATTTCTTATTATCAGACCAAACTGCAAAACCCTTATGGACTTCCGTTGGATTCCCGCAAGGAATATACTAAATCCGACTGGATTATGTGGACTGCTGCCATGTCTTCTGATAAGGCTACTTTCGAGAAATTTATTTCTCCGGTATATAAGTATGCTAATGAAACCGTATCACGTGTTCCGCTGAGCGACTGGCATCATACCGATAGCGGTAAGTTTGTCGGCTTCAAGGCACGTTCCGTGATCGGTGGTTATTGGATGAAGGTATTAATGGATAAAATGCAGAAGTAATAAGAACCGGTATATAATTAGGGTTTATTATCAAGGGTTGTATCAAAAGCTTGTTTTGCTTGGATACAACCCTTTTTTCTTTCCAAGAGATGTTATGTTGCCTGTCTGTTCTACTTAAGTTGGTGTCGGTTTAAGCATGAAGTGGCTGTCAAGGGTGTTCCGGCACCTCTGTAACCCGGAAGTCCGTACCAATCAATCCCTCTTCCGAGTAGCCTTCACAATGAATCACGTATTCTCCGTTCTCCTGATCGTTTAGAAAGAAGGATACTTGTGCTCTACCTTCCTTGTCGGTTTTTACTGTAGGATTCCAGTACAGTGTATTTCTTTGTTCCGAATGTTCGAAGAATGAATGATCGGAAAGAGTAGGAGTATAAAATTCTTTTGTCTGGTTATAACCTATCCACTGGCAGATTTTATTATTCGTTGCTATAACTTCTCCTTGTATCGGACGGCTATATAATACGATAGTGCCTCCATAACTGCTAAATCCTCCAAACTGAGTGGACGTCTGTTGCAGGACTTCTACCCGTTCGATTCTGGATGCCTCCATGCTATATACAACTTCAGGATCTTTGGCAATATACCCATCCAGTACCAAGGCAGCTACTGTTCCTCCGGGAAGTCCGTTGATGTGGGCATACTGTAAGTTACTCTTTGTTTTATCCGGATTAGGAACCATGGTGATGCCGGGCACTGTTCTCAGTAATTGACGGACATCTCCAAAACTGTTGCTTGCTTTCACTTGAGTACTTGTTTTCACGAATCCTTCACTATAAGGACGCCGCTTTTCAATCGGATCTTTTTTTCGTGCGGTTACTTTCACTTCTCCTAATTCGAATAGCTGTTTGTCAATCTCCTTTTGGGGGATGTAGGACTTGGTAATATCCCATTGTACATGAAAAGAACTATCAGGTGCAAAAGGAGAAGGCATATATTTCACCGATGGAACCGGAATGGAATCATCAAGTTTGATCGGATAGGTTTTCCCATTCTTGTCGGTGGCTGAGAGCATGACTTCCTTTGTTCCTTCAAAAGAGATTCCCGATAGGCTGAAACGTTTTTGTCCATCCAACGGACAGGTAATAAATTGTTTGAGTGAATCTTGACGTAGGATAGCCTGAAGTTCAACAGATTTAGCCTTCTGTTTATTTATATTTTCCACTTTTCCTGATAGGATGAGAGATTGTTCCATAGGATATCGGGGGAGATTGTCGGGCTGGTTGAAAACTTCAAGTGAGTAGCGTCGCCATCCTTGTGTCAGCAATAGCAGTTCTATTTTAGACAGGCTTTCAGTATCTTCCGGATTCCAGTAGCTTAATGGTTGTTCCGTTTGCCCTTTCAGGTTGCTACTAAGAAATAAGTAGGTACTGAAGTTGTCACGGATCGTTGGTTGCTCTAAAAAAGTTTGTGCAACTGCCAGCGAGAAAGAACCCGGTTGGGGAATTCCTTTCTTATCAGTACTACGGATATTCACCGACATTTTTCGATGTCCTTCTTGTACCGAAATAGTAGATGAAAGTTTTAGGTTGAGTGTTTCGGGAAAGTGAGTAAATACCAGCCTTTCACAATAGGCATGATAGTCTTCATCGATCAGGGTTAGTGTGAAGACGCCCGTAGGAAGTTTATCTAAAGGCAAATCGAAAAGTGTACGCGGTTGCGAACCATCGACGGGTAGTACGGCAATCAACCGTCCTTCTTGATGGAGGATAAGTGAATAAACCGAGTTTTTGGTTGAAGGGCCAATATTTTGAGTCAATAAGATACGTAATGCTTCTTTCAGGTGTTTAACAGTCATCACAAACCCCTGCTCGCTTATCGAAGGTATTTTAAAGTCTGTGTTATCTCCTGCCAGACGGGCAATGTATTTTTCTTTTTTCTGTGGGATGAAAAAGAAACTTCCTTTGCCCAAGTGACTGGTAGCAAATTTACGGATACTGTCTCCATGGGCATTCAGTATGACCCCTTCTGTTTGAACCCCTTTTCCGGTATTGGCATCCACTACTTCGAATGCTATTCGGGAGGTGAGTCCATTGATTAGATTTCCTCCTTCCGGGAAGAATCTCAGTTTAAATTTTGTTGTCTGCTGGGGAATGTTGTCTTTTTCTGAATTTCCATAAATCGTTAGTTCACGATGGAAGAAAAACTCCGGATCAAAATTCTGCATCCATCGGGTATAGGCACGAAGTTGATAATGGCCGGCGTGTAGATGTTCCGGGATCGAAAGGCTACCGGAGGCTGCTCCGTCTGCCAAAGGATACTTGACTTGTTTTACAATTTCTCCTTTACTATTTGACAGATCTATGTATACAATCCTGCTGGCTTCGGTTGCTGAGGAAGAGAGTGTTTGATACACTTTAAACCAAATGGTTTCTCCGGCATAATAGTTGGTACGGTCTTGATGCAGATATAATTTCTCTATCGGATTTTCACGGGCATACCGGTTGAACCGGGCTGACAAAAGAGTATCGCTTACGGCTTTTTGTGGGGCTGCTGCGCAATGGATGGTGCATAACAGACAAAGAATAGTTAATGCTGAATGTATTTTCATAATGAACAAAGGTAGTGAAAAAAGATAATAGTGACTGACAGTATTCCAACTATCAGCCACTATTGTCATTGAATTTACAGTTTTCTGTTTATTTATAAACTTCCAGTTCGTAGATACGTGTATCTCTGCCTCCGGTGCTCTGTGTAGGACGAGTCACAAGCAGACGGATGTAACGTACTTTTCCGTCATAGTTCAGCGGACGTGAAACGACATTTGCATGGTTACCGTCGATAGCATCCAGAGTCGTCCATTCATCGCCCGGGTTCATTTTACCTTGCAGGAAGCAACCATTGGTAATGTATGAGTGACTTTCCTGTCCGGCGTTCACCATCTTCCAACCACTGATGTTTTGTGCTTCACCCAGATCGAAGTCTACGTAGTTCGGAGTCTGCGAAACGTCACACCACTTTGTATCCGTTTTACCATCCAGCAGGAAGTCCGGTTTTTCTTCGTCGTTGGTATATCCGGAGCAAGCAATGATTTTAGCTCTTTTCAGGATATTTTCG containing:
- a CDS encoding glycoside hydrolase family 2 protein: MKKSILIAVLTASIATSAFAQWKPAGDKIKTKWAEQVNPENVLPEYPRPVMERGEWKNLNGLWNYAITEKGAAPSAYEGQILVPFAIESSLSGVGKKVGPDKELWYQRTFTVPASWKGKKVMLNFGAVDWKADIWVNDIKVGQHTGGFTPFSLDITAALATKGDNKLVVKVWDPTDRGPQPRGKQVNRPEGIWYTAVTGIWQTVWMEPVAERHITNVRTTSDIDRKKLTVDVTTSTSCPSEVVEVKVFDGKQLVATGKGLNGQTIDIQMPADAKLWSPASPTLYSMQIALLSNGKVTDKVDSYTAMRKYSTRRDKDGIVRLQLNNEDVFQFGPLDQGWWPDGLYTAPTDEALVYDIQKTKDFGFNMIRKHVKVEPARWYTHCDKLGIIVWQDMPNGDREPEWQMYNYFTGNELNRSEESEQIYRKEWKEIMDYLYNYPCIGVWVPFNERWGQFKTEDIATWTKKYDPSRLVNPASGGNHFPCGDILDLHHYPNPSLDFYDAGRATVLGEYGGIGLALNEHLWEPNHNWGYVKFNSPEEVTKQYVEYGNELYRLISRGFSAAVYTQTTDVEMEVNGLMTYDRKVIKVNEAQVKAINTKICNSLNK
- a CDS encoding TonB-dependent receptor plug domain-containing protein yields the protein MTIVADSWNTVSHYYLFSLPLFIMKIHSALTILCLLCTIHCAAAPQKAVSDTLLSARFNRYARENPIEKLYLHQDRTNYYAGETIWFKVYQTLSSSATEASRIVYIDLSNSKGEIVKQVKYPLADGAASGSLSIPEHLHAGHYQLRAYTRWMQNFDPEFFFHRELTIYGNSEKDNIPQQTTKFKLRFFPEGGNLINGLTSRIAFEVVDANTGKGVQTEGVILNAHGDSIRKFATSHLGKGSFFFIPQKKEKYIARLAGDNTDFKIPSISEQGFVMTVKHLKEALRILLTQNIGPSTKNSVYSLILHQEGRLIAVLPVDGSQPRTLFDLPLDKLPTGVFTLTLIDEDYHAYCERLVFTHFPETLNLKLSSTISVQEGHRKMSVNIRSTDKKGIPQPGSFSLAVAQTFLEQPTIRDNFSTYLFLSSNLKGQTEQPLSYWNPEDTESLSKIELLLLTQGWRRYSLEVFNQPDNLPRYPMEQSLILSGKVENINKQKAKSVELQAILRQDSLKQFITCPLDGQKRFSLSGISFEGTKEVMLSATDKNGKTYPIKLDDSIPVPSVKYMPSPFAPDSSFHVQWDITKSYIPQKEIDKQLFELGEVKVTARKKDPIEKRRPYSEGFVKTSTQVKASNSFGDVRQLLRTVPGITMVPNPDKTKSNLQYAHINGLPGGTVAALVLDGYIAKDPEVVYSMEASRIERVEVLQQTSTQFGGFSSYGGTIVLYSRPIQGEVIATNNKICQWIGYNQTKEFYTPTLSDHSFFEHSEQRNTLYWNPTVKTDKEGRAQVSFFLNDQENGEYVIHCEGYSEEGLIGTDFRVTEVPEHP
- a CDS encoding glutaminase domain-containing protein produces the protein MKKLFTMALAVGMLCNAQAADLYKASRNVALRAPAVPLITSDPYLSIWSPTDALNESSTMHWTGTEHPLLGAIRVDGKTYRFMGKDKLNLETLVPMTDTDTWQGSYTFDEPAAGWNALSFNAAGWKEGQGAFGTPDMPRVHTRWTTPDIWVRRDFQINDDMNGETIYLKYSHDDVFELYLNGEKLVATDYSWNNDVLLELSDAAKKKLQKGKNVLAAHCHNTTGGAYVDFGLYRLNKQTTGFETAAVQKSVSVLPTQTYYTFTCGPVELDLVFTAPLMMDDLDLLSTPVNYISYRVRSLDKKQHDVQMYVETTPQLAINELTQPTRSKVIRRNGINYVQAGTIDQPILARKGDGICIDWGYAYLAGNIGANTAVSLGNYYGMKNEFVTKGSLLPTQAECVTRRADQMPAMAYTDDLGKVGTDGKSGFLMLGYDDIYAIEYFYQPRMAYWKHDGKVSIFDAFERAKANYASVMERCRAYDEMILNDAEKAGGKEYSELCALAYRQVIAAHKLFKDADGNLLFFSKENNSNGCINTVDLTYPSAPLFLAYNPELQKGMMTSIFEYSASGRWNKPFPAHDLGTYPIANGQVYGGDMPIEEGGNMVVLAAAIAKVEGNADYAKKYWDLLTIWTDYLAEYGQDPENQLCTDDFAGHWAHNANLSVKAIMGVAAYSEMARMLGMDDVADRYAAKAKAMATKWEQMAREGDHYRLAFDRENTWSQKYNMVWDKMWNLNLFPNNVIEKEISYYQTKLQNPYGLPLDSRKEYTKSDWIMWTAAMSSDKATFEKFISPVYKYANETVSRVPLSDWHHTDSGKFVGFKARSVIGGYWMKVLMDKMQK